From a region of the Zonotrichia albicollis isolate bZonAlb1 chromosome 5, bZonAlb1.hap1, whole genome shotgun sequence genome:
- the THNSL2 gene encoding threonine synthase-like 2 — MEYISTRGGTGAVDFEGALFSGYAPDGGLFMPRRIPSLDRDTLRRWSSLSYPELVKELCSLFVPAELVPRNVLSELIDKAFSRFRHKNVVHLSRLKDGLNILELWHGVTYAFKDLSLSCTGQFLQYFLEKRQKHVNILVGTSGDTGSSAIESVRGQKNLDIFVLLPKGLCTQIQELQMTTVIEDNVHVFAAHGNSDEIDEPIKELFADVDFAGKYNMMSLNSVNWSRIMVQIAHYFYAYFQCAPSLDTTQLPMVEIVVPTGGGGNITAGCIAQKMGLPIRLVTVVNSNDIIHRTVQHGDFSLAESVKATLASAMDIQEPYNVERILWLLSGSDGHLIKTLMEQFNISKRLKLPEDLHRKLSETLGSCSASDQDIVGAMRRCWEENQYLLCPHSAVAAHYHYSQPHSIPRCCLAPASAAKFQDAILRAGLAPQIPPEISALTAMETRSTPLERGQDWAQVLRGRIEAVTQQWEAQAGHSAPQGR; from the exons atggAGTACATCAGCACACGGGGAGGCACGGGGGCCGTGGACTTCGAGGGAGCCCTTTTCTCTGGCTATGCCCCCGATGGGGGTCTCTTCATGCCCCGGCGCATCCCCTCgctggacagggacaccctgcGAAGGTGGAGCAGCCTCTCCTACCCTGAGCTGGTGAAGGAGCTGTGCTCCCTCTTCGTCCCGGCCGAGCTGGTCCCACGGAATGTGCTCAGTG AGTTGATTGACAAGGCCTTCAGCAGATTCAGACACAAGAATGTTGTGCATCTGTCCAGGCTGAAAGATGGGCTGAACATTTTGGAGCTCTGGCATGGTGTTACATATGCATTTAAGGACTTGTCCTTGTCCTGCACAGGACAGTTTTTACAGTATTTCTTGGAGAAAAGGCAGAAGCATGTCAATATCCTGGTGG GGACttcaggggacacggggagctCGGCCATCGAGAGCGTGAGAGGGCAGAAGAACTTGGACATCTTTGTTCTGCTGCCCAAGGGGCTCTGCACCCAGATACAGGAGCTGCAGATGACCACTGTCATTGAAGACAACGTCCACGTCTTTGCTG CTCATGGGAACAGCGATGAAATCGATGAGCCCATCAAGGAACTGTTTGCTGATGTTGATTTTGCTGGAAAATACAACATGATGAGCTTGAATTCTGTCAATTGGTCCAGGATTATGGTGCAGATTGCCCACTACTTCTATGCCTACTTTCAgtgtgccccatccctggatacCACCCAGCTGCCCATGGTGGAAATTGTTGTGCCaacgggaggaggaggaaatatCACGg cTGGCTGTATTGCCCAGAAAATGGGTCTCCCAATTCGACTTGTTACTGTGGTGAACAGCAATGACATCATTCATAGGACTGTTCAACATGGAGATTTCTCACTGGCAGAGAGTGTGAAGGCTACCTTAGCTTCAGCCATGGATATCCAG GAGCCTTACAATGTGGAGAGGATCCTCTGGCTGCTCTCGGGCTCTGATGGCCACCTGATAAAAACTCTGATGGAGCAATTCAACATCTCAAAAAGGCTGAAGCTGCCAGAGGATTTGCACAGAAAG CTCTCTGAGACCCTGGGATCGTGCTCAGCCTCTGACCAGGACATTGTGGGAGCCATGCGGCGCTGCTGGGAGGAGAACCAGTACCTGCTGTGCCCCCACTCTGCCGTGGCTGCTCACTACCACTACTCACAGCCACACAG CATCCCCCGGTGTTGCttggctccagcctctgcagccaAATTTCAGGATGCCATTCTCCGAGCTGGCCTGGCTCCCCAGATCCCGCCTGAAATCTCTGCCCTGACAGCAATGGAGACCAGATCCACTCCCCTGGAGCGGGGACAGGACTGGGCACAGGTGCTCCGGGGCCGGATTGAAGCTGTGACACAGCAGTGGGAGGCACAGGCGGGTCACTCTGCACCCCAGGGCAGGTAG